A window of Streptomyces sp. Je 1-332 genomic DNA:
GACCGCGGTGTACGTCTCGAACTCCGCGCCACTGCCGCCCGCGATCATCCAGAGGTCTCGCTCCGGTGGTGCCGGGGCGACCGTGTCCCAGTCGATCAGCAGCAGCCGTCCGCCGTCGCCTCGCGGCACGTTGCCCGGATGCGGTTCGCCGTGGGTGAGTACCGGCTCGGCGCCGCGTACCCGCTCGCACAGTTGGTCGTAGTGAGCGAGCACGTCGCCCACGATCCGCGGGCCGCGTGCCGCAATGGCCTCGCGGGCCGGCTCGGCGTAGGGGCCGCCGTGCCAGCGCGTGCTCAATTCCCCGAGCGCCGCTTCCAGAACAGGGCGGCCGGCCACCGTCGGGTCGTGCACAGGGGGGCCGGGCACCTTGGGCGTGGTGCGGTGCAGTTCCCCGAGCAGCGAGGGCCGTCCGCTCCGCCTGCGGCGGCTCGTCACCGAAGTGACCAGGGGCGCCATCGGCGTATGGGTAGAGCATCACGGCATACGCGGGGTTCAGCTGCAGGACGGTTTCGCCCTGTGCCGTGGGGGCACCGGGGCGACGACGAGGTCCAGCCCGGCCTCGCAGGCGAGGGCGGCAGTGTCCATGGCCTGGCGCAACCGCTCGTACGGCCGCTCGTCGGAGACTTGGGCCACGCTGACGAACCACCGCCTACCGTCGCCGTCAACCGCCCACCAGTGGTGGTCGCCGAAGCCGACGGGCGCGTAAGTGAGAGTGGTCGCCGCAAGCCCCTGATGAGGACCCCGACCGCGAGATGTGTATCGCTGGCGACTTCCCGCTCACACAGTGGATCGACGAATACGCCGAACAGAGCGCCCACCTCCGCGACGGGGCGACGTAGGCAGCGAGGTTGCCGAGGGTCTGCCGGCCGCCCTCGATCGCGCCGTGCTTCGCGATTGCCTGATCGCGCAGCTCCTTGGTGGGGAACACCGTGAGCATCTCGATACGGGTCGTGTCCCCGCCGGGCGTGAACGTGAGGACGGGTGGGTCCGCAGATAGCGGCGTTCGGCGGCTGGTCGGCTGGCGATGCCGAGCTGGGCCGGAGAGGCGGCCCAGCTCGCGCCCTGCCCGCCCGGTTTCCGTCAGGTCGCTCACCAGCCGGCGAGCTGCTCGCGAATCTCGCGCAGCTCCGGCAGCTCCGGCAGCTCCGGCAGCTCCGGCAGCTCCGGCAGCTCCGGCAGTGCAGCCAGGGGACAGGAGAGAGAAGAGGCGCTCTTCCTCCTCGTGCATGCTGTTCGGCGACGAAGTGCCCTACCAACACGTTGGTGAACCAGCACCTTGGTGACTTCCTCTGACAGCTCCAGGCGCCTTA
This region includes:
- a CDS encoding phosphotransferase, yielding MAPLVTSVTSRRRRSGRPSLLGELHRTTPKVPGPPVHDPTVAGRPVLEAALGELSTRWHGGPYAEPAREAIAARGPRIVGDVLAHYDQLCERVRGAEPVLTHGEPHPGNVPRGDGGRLLLIDWDTVAPAPPERDLWMIAGGSGAEFETYTAVTGRRPDPAALDLYRLRWDLDDLTIYLRTFRSPHERGPDTDLAWSGFTGSLDRAVAALP